The following coding sequences are from one Acipenser ruthenus chromosome 7, fAciRut3.2 maternal haplotype, whole genome shotgun sequence window:
- the LOC117414507 gene encoding dorsalin-1-like, with product MAATLNYILPLWMIVLVFVGSARCKPVNGKTSGVQKQLQTSEDESTVEEDIHIDLNPFLENMKQEFLRSLNLSRVPHEHNKADPPQFMLELYNRYTTDKSSMPQSNIARSFNVEDTIMSKGTDSEKQHLLLFNISIPSHEEITMAELRLYTFLENDTNDVQARIKVYDVENNKDGSTLHFLASKEVNKKQNSWETFEVTKAIKRWVKSSQTTNTLQVQIDRMGGMPLEGGSLDVSVSFKNNSLPVLIIFSDDLRNEKKDELKEMTLHEEESVFMEEGNTDYNEDKPPSRRKRSTKPDFCQRRSLRVDFNEIGWDWIVAPKEYEAYECKGVCSYPLGDNLTPSKHALVQTLVHFKNPKKTAKPCCVPTKLDSISILYYDEKGQPTFQYKYEGMQVAKCGCR from the exons ATGGCGGCGACACTGAACTACATACTCCCACTGTGGATGATAGTTCTGGTCTTCGTTGGCTCTGCAAGGTGTAAACCGGTGAATGGTAAAACGAGTGGAGTCCAGAAGCAACTCCAGACCTCCGAGGATGAGAGCACCGTGGAGGAGGACATTCATATTGACCTGAACCCGTTTCTAGAAAACATGAAACAAGAGTTTCTGAGGAGTCTGAATTTATCCAGAGTGCCACATGAGCACAACAAAGCCGATCCTCCTCAGTTCATGCTTGAATTGTACAACAGGTATACAACTGATAAGTCCTCAATGCCACAGTCTAATATTGCTCGGAGCTTCAATGTTGAAG ATACTATCATGTCAAAGGGAACAGATAGTGAAAAGCAACACTTGCTTCTATTCAACATTTCCATTCCAAGCCACGAGGAGATCACCATGGCTGAGCTGCGGTTATATACTTTCCTTGAAAATGATACAAATGATGTCCAGGCCAGAATAAAAGTGTATGACGTGGAGAATAATAAAGACGGGTCAACGCTCCATTTTCTTGCATCCAAAGAagtcaacaaaaaacaaaattccTGGGAAACATTTGAAGTCACGAAGGCCATCAAGCGATGGGTAAAATCTAGTCAAACCACAAACACACTTCAAGTACAAATTGATCGCATGGGTGGCATGCCTTTGGAAGGCGGGAGTTTAGATGTCAGTGTCAGCTTTAAAAACAATAGCCTCCCAGTGTTAATCATTTTTTCAGACGACcttagaaatgaaaaaaaagatgaacttaaagaaatgACCCTTCACGAAGAAGAAAGTGTGTTTATGGAAGAGGGTAATACGGATTACAATGAAGATAAGCCCCCATCTAGGAGAAAAAGAAGTACAAAGCCTGACTTTTGCCAAAGAAGATCTCTTCGGGTTGATTTTAACGAGATTGGTTGGGATTGGATAGTGGCACCAAAAGAATATGAAGCATATGAATGTAAGGGAGTCTGCTCCTATCCCTTGGGTGATAATCTCACCCCCTCCAAGCATGCCCTTGTCCAGACCCTAGTGCATTTTAAAAATCCCAAGAAAACTGCAAAACCGTGTTGTGTTCCAACCAAACTAGATTCCATCTCAATCCTATACTATGATGAAAAAGGGCAGCCAACCTTTCAATACAAATACGAAGGGATGCAAGTTGCCAAGTGTGGGTGTAGGTAG